In a genomic window of Vigna angularis cultivar LongXiaoDou No.4 chromosome 6, ASM1680809v1, whole genome shotgun sequence:
- the LOC128197477 gene encoding secreted RxLR effector protein 161-like, with amino-acid sequence MESGTKLSKNGEGDHVDANKYRSLIESLRYLTNTRPNLMLNIGVTSHFMEESRYSHWKELKRILRYVKGTMSIRLWYTKSDNYRLSKYLDNDWCGDVNDRNSTVCYVFIVGDTTFTWLSRKQPIVALPTCEAEYVATSWSVLHAIWLRNILKNFEIMQEENVLIRLDNRLTIDLAKNPINHERSKHVDVRFHFIQKKMKKGSVKLEHVKSKKQISDIFTKALPTTSFQKLRKLIGMKEEKI; translated from the coding sequence ATGGAATCTGGCACGAAGCTATCAAAAAATGGAGAAGGGGATCATGTTGATGCAAACAAATATCGAAGCTTGATTGAGAGTCTCAGGTACTTAACAAACACGAGGCCAAACCTTATGCTCAACATAGGAGTCACAAGTCATTTTATGGAGGAGTCAAGGTATTCTCATTGGAAAGAATTGAAGCGGATACTAAGGTATGTAAAAGGAACTATGTCTATCCGATTATGGTATACTAAGTCGGACAATTACCGACTTAGTAAGTATTTAGACAATGACTGGTGTGGAGATGTGAATGATCGAAATAGCACAGTATGCTATGTCTTCATTGTGGGAGATACAACATTCACTTGGCTCTCAAGGAAGCAACCTATAGTTGCACTACCCACGTGTGAGGCTGAGTATGTGGCAACATCTTGGAGTGTCTTGCATGCAATATGGTTGAGAAACATATTGAAGAATTTTGAGATAATGCAAGAGGAAAATGTGTTAATCCGATTAGACAATAGATTAACAATCGACTTGGCAAAGAACCCAATCAACCATGAGAGAAGCAAACATGTTGACGTCCGTTTCCATTTTATtcagaaaaagatgaagaaaggaaGCGTGAAACTTGAACATGTAAAGAGCAAGAAGCAAATAAGTGATATATTCACAAAAGCATTACCTACAACGtcatttcaaaaattaagaaagttGATCgggatgaaagaagaaaaaatttga
- the LOC108341317 gene encoding protein FAR-RED IMPAIRED RESPONSE 1-like: MSTHTIDVDEVNEYNDNVNEYNVHDLCPNNSNLFAANRKLSMQAKHTLEVNHDAGVRLNKSFLSIVNDVGGYENMDFVERDARNYIGQHRRSLCKDGDGQALLRQFSSMKDRNNEFFYDIALDEGNKICSVFWADARSRAACEEFGDVVSFDTTYLTNKYDMPFAPFLGVNHHGNSILLGCGLLSSEDTISFVWLFQCWLRCMRNKSPQGIITNQCRAMANAIEQVFPDTRHRWCLWHILKKLPEKFHGYRNNPAIKSELHALIYDCGCPREFENGWEEVLTKHGLEQNEWLCNLYEERHK, encoded by the coding sequence ATGTCGACGCACACAATTGAtgtggatgaagtgaatgagtaTAATGACAATGTGAATGAGTATAATGTCCATGATCTTTGCCCGAATAACTCCAACCTATTTGCAGCAAATAGGAAGTTAAGCATGCAAGCAAAACACACCTTGGAGGTCAACCATGATGCTGGAGTTAGGTTAAATAAGAGTTTCCTTAGCATTGTCAACGATGTCGGTGGCTATGAAAACATGGACTTTGTCGAGCGGGACGCAAGAAACTACATTGGCCAACACAGAAGATCTTTATGTAAGGATGGTGATGGTCAGGCACTCCTACGACAGTTTTCTTCAATGAAAGATAGAAATAACGAGTTCTTCTATGACATTGCACTAGATGAAGGGAATAAAATTTGTAGTGTGTTTTGGGCTGATGCAAGAAGTCGTGCTGCATGTGAAGAATTTGGTGATGTTGTTTCCTTTGACACGACTTACTTAACAAATAAGTACGACATGCCATTTGCGCCTTTTCTTGGAGTTAACCATCATGGAAACTCCATTTTACTTGGTTGTGGATTGTTGTCTTCGGAAGACACTATCTCATTTGTATGGTTGTTCCAATGTTGGCTAAGATGCATGCGTAATAAGAGTCCTCAAGGTATTATTACTAACCAATGCAGGGCAATGGCCAACGCTATTGAACAAGTGTTTCCTGATACGAGGCACAGGTGGTGTTTATGGCACATCCTGAAGAAGTTGCCTGAAAAATTCCACGGGTATAGAAATAATCCCGCTATCAAAAGCGAACTACATGCGCTTATATATGATTGTGGTTGTCCAcgagaatttgaaaatggttgGGAGGAAGTACTTACCAAACATGGATTGGAGCAAAATGAATGGCTATGTAATTTGTACGAAGAGAGACATAAATGA
- the LOC108341319 gene encoding protein FAR1-RELATED SEQUENCE 9-like: MSITQRSEGMNAFFDGFINSTTTLQQFVVQYDNAVRVKAQKEIEADFSSMNTTVACGSQSPIERQFQVEYTHAKFEEVQTEFRSRMNCFIKDTLKEDLWNTYTIKEERMWEGKRLPDKFYKVQFDPLTQTSTCSCQLFKFRGIIRRHSLLVFVQEDVYNVPSQYILRRWSKSIRRRHTLITASYSNSTNEPRMERYKLLCKRFYEIAEVACGSKVASTQLEKEINCLGKKFGFSSSMTNNIISDAGQLRYDTGACTSVPHSPVGTSDVLVHSPAAVKGKGRPRTNSLKSTIEHRTQRRKSASCTKTSTPPTEECGARPSNVVERDDHVQFQAESIVRRLFRQVNEKVFFRFKGYALAS, translated from the exons ATGTCTATCACTCAGAGAAGTGAGGGAATGAATGCTTTTTTTGATGGATTTATCAATTCGACAACCACACTTCAACAATTTGTGGTTCAATACGACAATGCCGTTAGGGTAAAGGCCCAGAAGGAAATAGAAGCAGACTTCTCCTCCATGAACACCACTGTTGCATGTGGCTCTCAGTCACCGATTGAGAGACAATTTCAAGTCGAATACACACATGCAAAGTTTGAGGAGGTCCAAACTGAGTTTCGTTCAAGGATGAATTGTTTCATCAAAGACACCTTAAAGGAGGACTTATGGAACACTTACACTATAAAAGAGGAACGGATGTGGGAGGGTAAACGTTTACCAGATAAATTTTACAAAGTTCAATTTGATCCCCTAACACAGACAAGCACTTGCTCTTGCCAACTATTTAAGTTTAGAGGAATTATACGTCGCCATTCCCTCTTGGTATTTGTTCAAGAAGATGTTTACAATGTTCCCTCACAATACATTTTGCGGCGTTGGAGCAAAAGTATCCGAAGAAGACACACACTAATAACAGCATCGTATAGTAATTCCACTAATGAACCACGCATGGAAAGATACAAACTGTTGTGCAAACGTTTTTATGAAATTGCTGAAGTTGCATGTGGGTCTAAGGTTGCTagtactcaattggaaaaagaaattaattgtcTCGGTAAAAAATTTGGGTTCAGTTCATCCATGACAAATAACATCATTAGTGATGCAGGCCAACTAAGATACGATACTGGTGCATGCACGTCAGTACCACATAGTCCAGTTGGAACATCTGATGTCCTTGTACACAGTCCTGCAGCTGTTAAGGGAAAAGGACGTCCACGCACAAATAGTTTGAAGTCCACTATTGAGCACAGAACCCAAAGAAGAAAGTCGGCTTCATGCACAAAGACTTCAACACCACCCACCGAAGAATGC GGGGCAAGGCCATCTAATGTTGTTGAACGTGATGACCATGTTCAGTTTCAAGCCGAGTCTATTGTTAGGCGATTAtttcgacaagt gaatgagaaagttttcttcaGGTTCAAAGGTTATGCATTGGCTTCTTag
- the LOC108342177 gene encoding beta-carotene isomerase D27, chloroplastic, whose amino-acid sequence MVGMSLVSVKPSPLQPQLPSLRGGVIRRIRCGIAEPSGEPAPLGQKTRYKDGIFEKAFMSLFARKMEKYADPAGGGKGTAKKGWWDWGYDYESFVDVSRRVMQRRSRIQQQQVVREVLLSMLPPGAPAQFRKLFPPTKWAAEFNAALTVPFFDWLVGPSEVVEVEVNGVKQKSGVHIKKCRYLENSGCVGMCVNMCKIPTQDFFTNEFGLPLTMTPNFEDMSCDMVYGQAPPTFEDDPVSKQPCYEDICSMAKSSSIVCPKLQA is encoded by the exons ATGGTCGGTATGAGCTTGGTGAGTGTGAAGCCAAGTCCTCTCCAACCCCAACTCCCATCATTGCGTGGTGGAGTCATCCGGCGGATTCGGTGTGGGATAGCAGAGCCATCTGGTGAACCAGCTCCTCTTGGACAAAAGACTCGCTACAAGGACGGCATCTTCGAGAAGGCCTTCATGAGTCTGTTTGCGCGTAAGATGGAGAAATATGCTGATCCAGCAGGCGGAGGAAAAGGCACAGCGAAGAAGGGTTGGTGGGATTGGGGGTATGACTATGAGAGTTTCGTTGATGTATCAAGAAGGGTAATGCAGCGCAGGTCTCGTATCCAGCAGCAGCAAGTCGTTCGAGAAGTTCTCCTCTCTATGCTTCCTCCAGGTGCGCCTGCCCAG TTTAGGAAATTATTTCCGCCGACAAAATGGGCTGCCGAGTTTAATGCTGCATTGACCGTTCCTTTCTTCGACTGGTTGGTTGGCCCATCCgag GTTGTGGAAGTAGAGGTAAATGGAGTGAAGCAAAAGAGTGGAGTACATATAAAGAAGTGCAG GTACCTGGAGAATAGTGGCTGCGTTGGAATGTGTGTCAATATGTGCAAGATTCCTACACAAGATTTTTTCACTAATGAATTTGGACTTCCCCTAACGATGACTCCTA ATTTTGAAGACATGAGTTGTGATATGGTATATGGTCAAGCCCCACCCACATTTGAAGATGACCCTGTGTCAAAACAACCATGCTATGAGGATATAT GTTCTATGGCAAAATCAAGTTCTATTGTGTGTCCTAAACTACAGGCATGA